The Tenrec ecaudatus isolate mTenEca1 chromosome 6, mTenEca1.hap1, whole genome shotgun sequence genome has a window encoding:
- the MIP gene encoding lens fiber major intrinsic protein, protein MWELRSASFWRAIFAEFFATLFYVFFGLGASLRWSPGPLHVLQVAIAFGLALATLVQAVGHLSGAHVNPAVTFAFLVGSQLSLLRAFCYMVAQLLGAVTGAAMLYSITPPAVRGNLALTTLHPGVSVGQAAVVETFLTLQFVLCILATYDDRQNGRQGSAALPIGFSLTLGHLFGMYYTGAGMNPARSFAPAILTRNFTNHWVYWVGPIIGAGLGTLIYDFLLFPRLKSVSERLSILKGARPSDPSGQPEGPGEATELKTQAL, encoded by the exons ATGTGGGAGCTCCGGTCAGCCTCCTTCTGGAGGGCCATCTTCGCGGAGTTCTTTGCTACCCTTTTCTACGTCTTCTTTGGTTTGGGGGCCTCACTGCGTTGGTCCCCGGGTCCCCTGCATGTCTTGCAGGTGGCGATCGCCTTTGGCCTGGCCCTGGCCACCCTGGTGCAGGCTGTGGGCCACCTCAGTGGAGCCCACGTCAATCCTGCGGTCACTTTCGCCTTTCTTGTGGGCTCTCAGCTGTCGCTACTCCGTGCCTTCTGCTATATGGTAGCCCAGCTCCTGGGAGCCGTGACCGGGGCTGCCATGTTGTACAGCATCACCCCGCCTGCCGTCAGAGGAAACCTAGCGCTCACCACG CTGCATCCTGGAGTGAGTGTGGGCCAGGCCGCTGTCGTGGAGACCTTCCTGACACTGCAGTTCGTGCTCTGCATCCTGGCCACGTACGACGACAGGCAGAATGGCCGTCAGGGCTCGGCCGCCCTGCCCATCGGCTTCTCCCTCACTTTGGGCCACCTCTTCGGG ATGTATTATACTGGTGCAGGCATGAACCCTGCCCGCTCCTTTGCTCCTGCCATTCTCACCCGCAACTTCACCAACCACTGG gtGTACTGGGTGGGCCCAATCATTGgagcaggcctgggcaccctcatCTATGACTTCCTCCTCTTCCCTCGGCTCAAGAGTGTTTCTGAGAGGCTCTCTATCCTCAAGGGAGCCAGGCCCAGCGACCCCAGTGGACAACCAGAGGGCCCAGGGGAAGCCACCGAACTGAAGACCCAAGCCCTGTAG